From Pseudomonas sp. stari2:
GATCATGATCGCGCCGCCGGTGATGGTTTCCAGGCCGGCGATGCAGTTCATCAGTGTCGACTTGCCGCAGCCCGAAGGCCCGACAAGGATCAGGAACTCACCGTCCTTGATCGACAGTTCGATGTTCTTCAGGGTGTCCGGCAGGCCGGCACCGTAGGTCTTGTTTACATTGCGAAGTTCGAGCGTAGCCATGATTACCCCTTGACTGCGCCGGCCGTCAGCCCGCGCACGAAATACTTGCCTGCGACCACATAGACCAGCAGGGTCGGCAGCCCGGCGATCATCGCCGCCGCCATGTCCACGTTGTATTCCTTGGCCCCGGTACTGGTGTTGACCAGGTTGTTCAGCGCCACCGTGATCGGTTGCGAATCACCACTGGAGAACACCACGCCGAACAGGAAGTCGTTCCAGATCTGGGTGAACTGCCAGATCAGGCAGACCATGATGATCGGGGTGGACATCGGCAGGATGATCTGGCGGAAGATCGTGAAGAACCCCGCGCCATCGAGACGTGCCGCCTTGATCAGAGCATCCGGAATGCTCACGTAGTAGTTACGGAAAAACAGTGTGGTGAACGCCAGACCGTAGACCACGTGAATGAACACAAGGCCGGTGGTGGTGCTTGCCAGGCCCATCTTGCCGAGGGTGAACGACGCCGGCAGCAGCACGGTCTGGAACGGCAGGAAGCAGCCGAACAACAGCAGACCGAAGAACAGCTGCGAACCCCTGAAGCGCCAGAACGACAGCACATAACCGTTCAACGCACCGATGGCGGTGGAGATGATTACGGCCGGAACGGTGATCTTGATCGAGTTCCAGAAGTAGCCGTCAACGGTCGCCCAGGCTTTCACCCAGCCGATGCCGCTGACCACGGTCGGCCAGCTCAGCAGGTTGCCGGTGGAGATGTCTTCCGGGGTCTTGAAACTGGTCAACAGCATGACCACCAGCGGTACCAGATACAGCAGGACCGCGAGGATCAGCACCGCGTAGATCGCGATGCGACTCAGGCTGATAGAAGGTTTGGCAGCGAGACTAGTCATGACGCTTGGTCCTCAGCTCGGAGTACAGGTAAGGCACGATGATCGAGAGGATCGCACCGAGCATAAGAATCGCACTGGCCGAGCCCATGCCCATCTGCCCACGGCTGAACGTGAACGAGTACATGAACATCGCTGGCAGGTCGGAGGAATAACCCGGGCCGCCGGCCGTCATGGCCGCCACCAGGTCGAAACTCTTGATCGCGATGTGCGCCAGGATCATCACCGCACTGAAGAACACCGGACGCAGGCTTGGCAGCACCACTTTCCAGTAGATGCGCGGCATGCTCGCGCCGTCGATCTGGGCGGCACGGATGATCGATTGATCGACGCCACGCAGACCGGCGAGGAACATCGCCATGATGAAGCCCGAAGCTTGCCAGACCGCCGCGATCACCAGGCAATACACCACGCGATCCGGGTCGATCAGCCAGTCGAGACGGAAGCCTTCCCAGCCCCAGTCCCGCAGCAATTTGTCCAGGCCCATGCCCGGGTTGAGCAGCCATTTCCATGCGGTACCGGTGACGATCATCGAGAGCGCCATCGGGTACAGGTAAATGGTGCGGATGAAGCCTTCGCGACGGATTTTCTGGTCGAGGAAAATCGCCAGTGTCACGCCGATTACCAGGGTGACGCCGATGAACATGCCGCCGAACACGGCCAGGTTCTTGCTCGCCACCCACCAGCGGTCGTTGTCGAACAGCCGCGCGTATTGCGCCAGGCCTGCCCACTTGTAGTTAGGCAGGAAGGTCGACGTGGTGAACGACAGGACAAACGTCCAGAGGATATAGCCATAGAAGCCCACCAGAACAATGAACATGCTCGGCGCCAGCACCAGTTTCGGTAGCCAGCGCTGCAATGCGTCGAACGGCGAGGCCTTGCTGAACACAGCAACAGAACTCATGGGAAGATCCAGTAAAGAAAATGAAGGACCGCTGCAAGCTCCCAGCCCCAAGCCGATGCGCGACTTGAAGCTGGCAGCTGCTCTACGCCGGTGTTACTTGGCAGCCTTGATGGCGGTGCCGAGTTTCTTCGCAGCGTCGGCCGGGTCGGCTTTCGGGTCGTTGATGAAGTTGGTCACGACATCGAAGAACGCACCCTGTACGGCCAGCGTGGTCGCCATGTTGTGCGCCATGCTCGGCTGCAGGCCGCCGGTCTTGGCGTCTGCCAGGAAGTCCTTGGCAGCGGTCTGGGCGCAGGAGTCGAAACCGTACTTGCCCATGTCGGCGAGCATGTCGTTGCGCACCGGGATCGAGCCCTTGTTGATGCTGAAGACTTTCTGGAAGTTTTCACCCAGCACGACTTTGGCGATGTCCTGCTGACCGGCCGCAGTGCCCGCGTCCTTCTGCTTGAACACGGCCAGCGAGTCGATGTTGTAGGTGAACGCCTTGTCGGTGCCCGGGAAGGCTACGCACTCGTAATCCTTGCCGGCGACTTTCTTGGCGGCGGTCCATTCGGACTTGGCCCAGTCACCCATGATCTGCATGCCGGCCTTGCCGTTGATGACCTTGGCCGCTTCGAGGTTCCAGTCTTGGCCTTTGCCGTCGACGTCCATGTAGGTCGCGACTTTCTTCAGCTCGGTCAGGGCCTTGACCATTTCCGGACCAGTCAGGGCAGCGTTGTCCAGGTCGACCAGGGCTTTCTTGTAACCATCAACGCCCATCACCGACAGCACGACCGCTTCGAAAACGGTGCTGTCCTGCCAAGGCTGACCGCCGTGGGCCAGCGGGATGAAGCCCGCAGCCTTCAGCTTGTCGCCGGCGGCGTAGAACTCTTCGAGGGTGGTCGGGGCTTTGGCGATACCGGCTTTCTTGAAGACTTCCGGATTGATCCACAGCCAGTTCACCCGGTGAATGTTCACCGGCACGGCCACGTAATCACCTTCGAACTTCACGGTGTCGGAGACTTTCTTGTCGAGCAGGCTGTCCCACTTCTCGGACTTGGAAACGTCCTTCAGGACGTCAGTGTCGAGCAGACCGGTCGACGCCCATTCTTGGATGTCCGGGCCTTTGATCTGGGCCACACCCGGCGGGTTGCCGGCGACGGCGCGGCTTTTCAGCACAGTCATGGCAGTCGCACCGCCACCACCGGCGACAGCGCCGTCTTTCCAGGTGAAACCGTCTTTTTCCACTTGTGCCTTGAGCACATCGACGGCGGCTTTTTCGCCACCGGACGTCCACCAATGCACGACTTCCACCGAACCTTTGGATTCGGCAGCGGAAACACTCAGGGGCAGCACAGCGAGCGGGAACAGGGAGGCGACAGAAATGACAGTAGCGAGGCGAGAAATCGCATTCATCTGAGATGTACCTTTCTTGTTGTTATGCATGCAAGTCTGGTGCTTGCGCTGCACACGAGTTTAAACAGAGCGTTTCCCCTCGCAGGTAACGAAGGGATGCGCAAATGTCACTGCATGGTTACACAGGAACGGGGCGGGACAACTGTGCCAGCGCAGTCGCCATGCTCGGTGCCTGCGGCAGGCGCGGGATCAGCACCGCCTGCCAGGCGTGATACAGATCCGGTTTGCCCGCCCAGATATCGGCACTTGGACGGTTCTGCGGATCGAGTTCGTGATGCCAGCTGCCGTCGCAGCGATCGATGAAATTCGCTTCGCAGAATTCCCAGAATAGCCGGTACCAGGTTTCGTACTGCGCATCGCCGGTGCGTTTGAGCAAGGCACTGGCGGCGGCGCTGGCTTCGGCATGGGTCCAGTGCAGGCGGTGGCGCACCACGGCTTTGTTGTCCCAGTCGAGGGTATAGACGATGCCCGGAGCGCCATCGACGTCCCAGCCATAACGGCAGTTGCTCTCGAACAGCTTTTGCGCATCGGTGGCCAGCCAGCCGGGTGTGAGCATGCCGGCCTGGACCCGCGCCGCTTCGAGGTGCAGGAGCAGGCGCGCCCACTCGAAACCGTGGCCCGGCGTGGTGCCGTAGGGGCGGAAGCCGTCAGCGGGATTGTCATGGTTGTATTCGCGCAGTGGCTGCCAGTGGCGGTCGAAATGCTCGATCACCAGATAGTCATTGGCGGCGGCGTGACCGTGAATCACCCGTTCAACGATGCGCTGCGCACGCACCAGCCAGCGCGGATCTTCGTTGACATCGGCCAGCGCGAGGAACGCTTCGGTGGCGTGCATGTTGCTGTTGGCGCCGCGATAGGCTTCTTCTTCGCTCCAGTCGCGGTTGAAGAATTCGCGCATGGCGCCCTCTTCTTCGCTCCAGAAATAGGTGTCGATTATATCGATGGCGTCATCCAGCAACGCCTGGGCGCCGGGACGTTGGGCGACCACAGCGGAGCTGGCAGCAAGGGCCACGAAAGCATGTAGATAAGCGTTCTTGCCGGTGTTGCCGTCACGGTGTTCGGCAACCGCAAACCAGCCGCCATGCAGTGCATCGCGCAACGGGCCGCGCAACGCCTGGACGCCGTGATCGACCAGTTCGGCAAACCCCGGCAGGCCCTGAATATGGGCCATGGCGAAGCTATGGGTCATGCGCGCGGTGTTCATGGTTTCGGCTTGCGCGCCAACCTGGAGCTGGCCGCGCTCATCAAGATTGCCGAAGCCTTCGGGCAATCGTGAAGCCTTGGCAAATGCCAGCAGGCGCAGGCCTTCGTCGGCGAGCCATTGCTGGTGGGCAGGGGCATTCAGCCAACTGCTGAAGCCCGGATTGAAGTGATCCATGGAAGGCCTTTTTTGTTGTTATGACTGCGGGCAGTCTAAACAACGGGCCGAGGTGGACTTGTAACGAAGGGGGCGGGTTTTGTCACCGATCGGTGACATTCAGATCAATCCGCCGAACGCGGCAATTGCAGGGTCACACGCAATCCGCCTTCGCGAAGATTCTGCAACGTCACTTCCCCCCCATGGCTATGGGCAATGTTGCGGGCGATCCCCAATCCAAGCCCATAACCCTGCTGCTGCCCAGCCAACCGAAAGTGCGGCTCGAACACCTGCTCCAGCCGCTGCTCCGGCACCCCCGGACCTTCATCGTCGACATGCAGCACGAACGCACTCTCATCGTCATCGATATGCAGATGAGCTTTCTGCCCGTACTTCAGTGCATTGTCGATCAGGTTGCCGATACAGCGCTTGAGCGCCAATGGCTTGCCCGGATACGCCGCTAACGCCCGTCCCTGCTGGGTTACACGGCCATTGCCGTTGGGCGCCAGATACGGCTCCACCAGGCAGTCGAGCACATGATTGAGATCCACCGGCTCAATGTTTTCGTGGATGTCGGTGTCTTTGACGCATTGCAGCGCACCCTTGACCAGCAGCTCCAGCTCATCCAGGTCACGGCCAAACTTGGTTTGCAGTTGTTCGTCTTCGAGCAGTTCGACCCGCAGACGCAGGCGGGTGATCGGGGTACGCAGATCATGGGAAATCGCGCTGAACAACTGGCTGCGCTCGGTGAGGTAACGGCTGATGCGCTCGCGCATGGTGTTGAAGGCACGGCCCACTTCCACCACTTCGCTGCCGCCGCCCTCGGCCACCGGCTCGACGTCGGCGCCGAGCGACAAGTCCCGAGCCGCCCGCGCCAGGCGCTTGAGCGGCCGGCTCTGCCAGTGCACCAACAGACCGATGAACAGCAACAGAAATCCGCTGGTGAACACGATGAACCAAACTTGCTGGGTCGGCAGGCCCTGCTCTTCAAGACTGGTGTAGGGCTCGGGCAACAGCGAGGCGATGTACAGCCATTCACCGGGCGCCAACTGGATCTGGGTCACCAGCACCGGCGGATTCACCGGTTCCAGCGTCAACGCGTAATGCGCCCAGGAGCGTGGCAACTCATCGAGTTTCAACCCCGCATTGAAGATCCGCAGGTCATCGGGGCTGACGAAGGTCACCAGAA
This genomic window contains:
- a CDS encoding carbohydrate ABC transporter permease; the encoded protein is MTSLAAKPSISLSRIAIYAVLILAVLLYLVPLVVMLLTSFKTPEDISTGNLLSWPTVVSGIGWVKAWATVDGYFWNSIKITVPAVIISTAIGALNGYVLSFWRFRGSQLFFGLLLFGCFLPFQTVLLPASFTLGKMGLASTTTGLVFIHVVYGLAFTTLFFRNYYVSIPDALIKAARLDGAGFFTIFRQIILPMSTPIIMVCLIWQFTQIWNDFLFGVVFSSGDSQPITVALNNLVNTSTGAKEYNVDMAAAMIAGLPTLLVYVVAGKYFVRGLTAGAVKG
- a CDS encoding carbohydrate ABC transporter permease → MSSVAVFSKASPFDALQRWLPKLVLAPSMFIVLVGFYGYILWTFVLSFTTSTFLPNYKWAGLAQYARLFDNDRWWVASKNLAVFGGMFIGVTLVIGVTLAIFLDQKIRREGFIRTIYLYPMALSMIVTGTAWKWLLNPGMGLDKLLRDWGWEGFRLDWLIDPDRVVYCLVIAAVWQASGFIMAMFLAGLRGVDQSIIRAAQIDGASMPRIYWKVVLPSLRPVFFSAVMILAHIAIKSFDLVAAMTAGGPGYSSDLPAMFMYSFTFSRGQMGMGSASAILMLGAILSIIVPYLYSELRTKRHD
- a CDS encoding ABC transporter substrate-binding protein; the encoded protein is MNAISRLATVISVASLFPLAVLPLSVSAAESKGSVEVVHWWTSGGEKAAVDVLKAQVEKDGFTWKDGAVAGGGGATAMTVLKSRAVAGNPPGVAQIKGPDIQEWASTGLLDTDVLKDVSKSEKWDSLLDKKVSDTVKFEGDYVAVPVNIHRVNWLWINPEVFKKAGIAKAPTTLEEFYAAGDKLKAAGFIPLAHGGQPWQDSTVFEAVVLSVMGVDGYKKALVDLDNAALTGPEMVKALTELKKVATYMDVDGKGQDWNLEAAKVINGKAGMQIMGDWAKSEWTAAKKVAGKDYECVAFPGTDKAFTYNIDSLAVFKQKDAGTAAGQQDIAKVVLGENFQKVFSINKGSIPVRNDMLADMGKYGFDSCAQTAAKDFLADAKTGGLQPSMAHNMATTLAVQGAFFDVVTNFINDPKADPADAAKKLGTAIKAAK
- a CDS encoding AGE family epimerase/isomerase, which produces MDHFNPGFSSWLNAPAHQQWLADEGLRLLAFAKASRLPEGFGNLDERGQLQVGAQAETMNTARMTHSFAMAHIQGLPGFAELVDHGVQALRGPLRDALHGGWFAVAEHRDGNTGKNAYLHAFVALAASSAVVAQRPGAQALLDDAIDIIDTYFWSEEEGAMREFFNRDWSEEEAYRGANSNMHATEAFLALADVNEDPRWLVRAQRIVERVIHGHAAANDYLVIEHFDRHWQPLREYNHDNPADGFRPYGTTPGHGFEWARLLLHLEAARVQAGMLTPGWLATDAQKLFESNCRYGWDVDGAPGIVYTLDWDNKAVVRHRLHWTHAEASAAASALLKRTGDAQYETWYRLFWEFCEANFIDRCDGSWHHELDPQNRPSADIWAGKPDLYHAWQAVLIPRLPQAPSMATALAQLSRPVPV
- a CDS encoding ATP-binding protein, with amino-acid sequence MPRSLLGRMLLLTLLAVLFAQTLSSVIWVSQLRATQLEGLVTSARSLAHSMTASVSYFRSLPVAYRPLVLDQLRSMGGTRFVVTLNDKPLGMEVLPATPRKAAVLQAVDEVLRQSLGQDTDILVTFVSPDDLRIFNAGLKLDELPRSWAHYALTLEPVNPPVLVTQIQLAPGEWLYIASLLPEPYTSLEEQGLPTQQVWFIVFTSGFLLLFIGLLVHWQSRPLKRLARAARDLSLGADVEPVAEGGGSEVVEVGRAFNTMRERISRYLTERSQLFSAISHDLRTPITRLRLRVELLEDEQLQTKFGRDLDELELLVKGALQCVKDTDIHENIEPVDLNHVLDCLVEPYLAPNGNGRVTQQGRALAAYPGKPLALKRCIGNLIDNALKYGQKAHLHIDDDESAFVLHVDDEGPGVPEQRLEQVFEPHFRLAGQQQGYGLGLGIARNIAHSHGGEVTLQNLREGGLRVTLQLPRSAD